The Coleofasciculaceae cyanobacterium genome includes a window with the following:
- a CDS encoding iron uptake porin produces MLKILFIFPIFWLISSAVSATPLANNSIPVDGDYASRVSVGDRTLQAQVPSVSQLSDVRPTDWAYQALQSLTERYGCISGYPDSTYRGNSTLSRYEFAASLNACLNQINELITTSTNNRIQAEDLSVLQRLQTDFGAELATLRGRVDNLESRTATLEAQQFTTTTKLNAQIITAVSDSFGNSVGSDEDQSQVYFADRGRLNFESSFTGKDLLRVRLEFGNFFDSDGNSQIAAITGTGMTRLNFDNDSNNNLIIPHVRYYFPVSDSLSFVVGPVGIGYTDITDTITPALIADDGNGVPSLFGSYNPLFRRGGGGAAANWEFTENFNLTLGYLADNPDSPLPENGLFNGGYNALAHLAYIGEQGAIGVAYSHGYAPSAGVNLTGGTGSLLSASPFGDNIATSNDIIGTQGFYRFSENFQIHAWGGYIWANAKNSGLSAIANGLGETDSLFVNEGDDANAWYGAVGLSFPDFGGEGNLPGILFGIPPHVDSSDVREENDRAYHIEAFYRLRVNDNISVTPGLWTIFNPENNSSNDTQYVGVLRTTFDF; encoded by the coding sequence ATGCTAAAAATTTTATTTATCTTTCCTATTTTCTGGTTAATATCTTCAGCAGTCTCGGCAACGCCTTTGGCAAATAATTCTATTCCAGTAGATGGAGATTATGCTAGTCGCGTCAGCGTAGGCGATCGCACTCTGCAAGCACAAGTTCCTTCAGTTTCGCAGTTATCTGATGTACGACCAACTGACTGGGCATATCAGGCTCTGCAATCATTAACCGAGCGCTATGGCTGTATTTCAGGTTATCCCGACTCTACCTATCGTGGCAACAGTACTTTGAGTCGTTATGAGTTTGCTGCCAGTTTAAATGCCTGTCTCAACCAAATTAATGAGTTAATTACCACCAGCACCAACAATCGAATCCAGGCTGAAGACTTGTCGGTACTGCAAAGATTACAGACCGATTTTGGCGCAGAGCTAGCTACTTTACGCGGACGAGTTGATAATTTAGAGTCACGTACGGCAACACTAGAGGCACAACAGTTTACAACCACTACTAAACTAAATGCTCAAATTATTACTGCCGTTAGCGATAGCTTTGGTAACAGCGTAGGCAGCGACGAAGACCAATCCCAAGTTTACTTTGCCGATCGCGGTCGTCTTAACTTTGAAAGCAGCTTTACAGGCAAAGATTTACTGCGAGTCCGTCTGGAATTCGGCAACTTTTTTGATTCTGATGGCAATAGTCAAATTGCCGCAATTACGGGTACGGGAATGACGCGCCTTAATTTCGACAATGATAGCAATAACAATCTGATAATTCCTCATGTCCGTTACTATTTTCCTGTTAGCGATTCACTCTCCTTTGTAGTAGGTCCAGTCGGCATTGGTTACACCGACATTACAGACACTATAACTCCTGCACTGATCGCGGATGATGGTAATGGAGTTCCCTCACTATTTGGCTCATATAATCCCCTGTTTCGTCGAGGTGGCGGTGGTGCTGCTGCTAATTGGGAGTTTACTGAAAACTTCAACTTAACTCTAGGTTATTTAGCAGATAATCCTGATTCTCCTTTGCCAGAAAACGGTTTATTTAACGGCGGTTACAACGCCTTAGCGCATCTAGCATACATAGGAGAGCAAGGAGCTATTGGTGTTGCCTATTCTCACGGTTATGCTCCTAGTGCTGGAGTAAATCTTACTGGCGGAACGGGTAGCCTTCTTTCTGCATCTCCCTTTGGCGATAATATTGCGACTTCTAATGACATTATTGGCACGCAAGGATTTTATCGCTTTTCGGAGAATTTCCAAATTCACGCTTGGGGTGGATATATCTGGGCAAATGCTAAGAATTCTGGTTTGAGTGCAATTGCTAATGGTTTAGGTGAAACCGATTCTCTTTTCGTCAACGAGGGTGATGATGCAAATGCCTGGTATGGGGCAGTTGGTCTTTCTTTTCCCGACTTTGGCGGTGAAGGCAATCTACCTGGAATTCTCTTTGGTATACCACCTCATGTTGATTCTAGCGATGTCCGTGAAGAAAATGATCGTGCTTACCATATCGAAGCATTTTATCGCTTGCGGGTCAATGATAATATTTCAGTGACTCCAGGTTTGTGGACGATTTTTAATCCAGAAAATAATAGCAGTAATGATACACAGTATGTAGGAGTTCTTCGGACAACTTTTGATTTTTAA
- the queG gene encoding tRNA epoxyqueuosine(34) reductase QueG — translation MIDSSQIKHKAIDIGFHLVGIATIDNHQDKAAEHLQNWLALGYQADLAWMANPKRADIRAYMPEVRSLISVALNYYTPHQHCDRPEIAKISRYGWGRDYHKVMVKKLKILSNWLRSQDESIQARYSVDTAPIQDKVWAQRAGLGWIAKNGNLITRKYGSWIFLGEVLTNLELTPDLPHTSHCGTCTRCLDACPTGAIVKPHVVDANRCIAYHTIENRDSELPKAIADNLSGWVAGCDICQDVCPWNQRFARETDVDDFQPYEANLQPQLKELADLDEAEWDRRFRASALRRIKPDMWRRNARANLNKEK, via the coding sequence ATGATCGATAGTTCCCAAATCAAACACAAAGCGATCGATATTGGATTTCATTTAGTTGGTATAGCAACAATAGATAACCATCAAGACAAGGCAGCAGAACATCTGCAAAACTGGCTGGCTTTAGGCTACCAGGCTGATCTGGCTTGGATGGCAAACCCAAAAAGAGCAGATATTCGTGCCTATATGCCTGAAGTGCGATCGCTAATTTCTGTGGCTCTGAATTATTATACTCCCCACCAGCATTGCGATCGTCCTGAAATTGCCAAAATCTCTCGTTATGGCTGGGGCAGAGATTATCATAAAGTCATGGTCAAAAAGCTCAAGATTCTGAGTAACTGGTTGCGATCGCAAGATGAATCTATTCAGGCTCGTTATTCGGTAGATACTGCCCCAATTCAGGATAAGGTTTGGGCGCAGCGCGCGGGTTTAGGCTGGATTGCCAAAAATGGTAACCTAATTACTCGTAAATATGGCAGTTGGATATTTTTGGGAGAAGTTTTGACTAATTTAGAACTAACTCCCGATCTACCTCATACCAGTCATTGTGGTACCTGTACGCGCTGTTTAGACGCTTGCCCTACTGGTGCGATTGTTAAGCCTCATGTGGTCGATGCCAATCGTTGCATTGCTTACCATACAATTGAAAATCGTGATTCAGAATTACCCAAGGCGATCGCCGATAATCTTTCGGGATGGGTGGCGGGGTGTGATATTTGTCAGGATGTTTGTCCTTGGAATCAACGTTTTGCTCGAGAAACGGATGTTGATGATTTTCAGCCTTACGAGGCTAATCTTCAGCCACAGCTAAAAGAATTAGCCGATTTAGATGAAGCAGAGTGGGATCGGCGTTTTCGCGCCTCAGCCCTCAGAAGAATCAAGCCAGATATGTGGCGACGCAATGCTCGTGCTAATCTGAATAAAGAGAAATAA
- a CDS encoding ribose ABC transporter permease, which produces MRQSLKPAETRAGKYPKSSKRRSLNNFVQVAGILPILLLICILFALLSPNFLSAGNAVNILRQASINIVLATGMTFVILTGGIDLSVGSILAVSAVVAVLVSLLPTIGWLAVPAALLTGLLLGLVNGTLITFLNVPPFIVTLGTLTALRGTAYLVANGTTVINRDINFAWIGNSYIGPLPWLVIIALLTVAVSWFVLRQTVLGVQIYAVGGNERAARLTGIKVNRVLLFVYGVSGLLSGLAGIMSSSRLYSATGLLGQGYELDAIAAVILGGTSFTGGIGTIIGTLFGALIIAVLNNGLTLLNMSYFWQLVVKGLVIIAAVIIDRLRKRSRR; this is translated from the coding sequence ATGAGACAAAGTTTAAAACCTGCCGAAACTAGAGCAGGTAAGTATCCCAAGTCAAGCAAGCGTCGTTCCCTCAACAATTTTGTTCAGGTTGCAGGTATTCTGCCGATTTTGTTACTAATCTGCATTTTATTTGCTCTGCTTAGTCCTAACTTCCTTAGCGCAGGTAATGCCGTTAATATCCTGCGCCAGGCATCAATTAACATTGTCTTGGCAACGGGGATGACTTTTGTGATTCTTACTGGCGGTATTGACCTTTCAGTGGGATCTATTTTGGCGGTTTCTGCTGTCGTAGCGGTATTAGTCTCTCTACTGCCAACTATTGGTTGGCTGGCTGTTCCTGCTGCCTTGCTAACAGGATTGTTGTTAGGTCTAGTTAACGGCACACTGATTACTTTTCTGAATGTGCCACCGTTTATTGTCACCTTGGGTACGCTGACAGCCTTGCGAGGTACTGCCTATTTGGTTGCCAATGGCACGACGGTGATCAACCGCGACATCAATTTTGCTTGGATTGGTAATAGCTATATCGGTCCTCTTCCCTGGTTGGTAATCATTGCCTTGTTAACCGTAGCGGTAAGTTGGTTTGTTCTGCGACAAACTGTTCTGGGGGTACAAATATATGCTGTTGGTGGTAACGAACGGGCAGCAAGACTGACTGGAATAAAAGTGAATCGGGTACTGTTATTTGTCTACGGCGTAAGTGGATTACTGTCAGGTTTAGCAGGAATCATGAGTTCTAGTCGTCTTTATAGTGCTACTGGTTTGTTAGGTCAAGGCTACGAATTAGATGCGATCGCTGCTGTGATTCTTGGTGGAACTAGCTTCACTGGCGGTATTGGGACTATTATCGGTACTCTTTTTGGGGCGTTAATCATTGCCGTTCTCAACAATGGTTTGACCCTATTAAATATGTCTTACTTCTGGCAATTAGTAGTCAAAGGTTTAGTAATTATTGCGGCCGTAATCATCGACCGACTCCGCAAACGGTCTAGAAGATAA
- a CDS encoding HAD-IA family hydrolase encodes MTAKVILFDFDGTVADTYQAIANITNQLSTEFGYKALDSEELLLIKNLSSREIVQRSEISLFKLPFLVRRIRLELSKEIAELEPIVDINQALLNLKNQGYVLGIVTSNHQDNVEIFLAKNKLNHLFRYIYSSTGIFGKHRVINQAIKEHALNKSEVIYVGDETRDIRSARKSRIPVIAVSWGFNSAQILAEYQPDYVVNNPSELLDAIALWQSQRAKTTVN; translated from the coding sequence ATGACTGCTAAGGTAATTTTATTTGACTTTGATGGTACTGTTGCTGATACTTACCAAGCGATCGCCAATATTACTAATCAATTATCAACTGAGTTTGGTTATAAAGCATTAGATTCAGAAGAATTATTATTAATTAAAAATTTAAGCTCCCGCGAAATAGTTCAACGTTCAGAAATATCCCTATTTAAATTACCTTTTTTAGTCCGGCGGATTCGACTAGAATTAAGCAAAGAAATTGCTGAATTAGAGCCAATTGTCGATATAAATCAGGCTTTATTAAATTTAAAAAATCAAGGCTATGTTTTAGGTATTGTCACTTCTAATCATCAAGACAATGTCGAGATATTTTTAGCTAAAAATAAATTAAACCATTTATTTCGCTACATATACTCTAGCACGGGTATTTTTGGTAAACATCGAGTAATTAATCAAGCAATTAAAGAACATGCATTAAATAAATCTGAGGTAATTTATGTTGGAGATGAAACTAGAGATATTAGATCGGCTAGAAAAAGCCGTATCCCTGTGATTGCTGTAAGTTGGGGCTTTAATTCTGCTCAAATTTTAGCGGAATACCAACCAGATTACGTGGTAAATAATCCCTCAGAATTATTAGATGCGATCGCACTTTGGCAGTCTCAGCGAGCAAAAACTACAGTTAATTAA
- a CDS encoding sugar porter family MFS transporter — translation MSNITSRRKSNTLYVILIAAAAALGGFLFGFDTAVINGAVAALTTSFNANSVLVGLAVSLALLGSALGAFYAGKIADRYGRVKAMIAASVLFTISAIGSGLAIGIWDFTFWRLLGGIAVGTASVIAPAYIAECSPAHLRGRLGSLQQLAIVIGIFIALLCDYFIAVSAGSAESPFLFGIAAWRWMFWTEIPPAVLYGMSALMIPESPRYLVAQGKESEATKVLTKILGGNVRQKIEQIRQTVLRERQPKFSDLLSRSGGLLPIVWIGMGLSLLQQFVGINVIFYYSSILWRAVGFSEQDSLTITVITAAVNIITTLIAIAFVDKFGRKPLLVLGSIGMTATLGTLAYIFGNAPLDAAGNPTLSGTPGIVALIAANLYVFCFGFSWGPVVWVLLGEMFNNKIRGAALSIAAAIQWVANFAVSTTFPPILQYFGLGAAYGLYTIAAAISIFFVFFFVKETKGIELEDI, via the coding sequence ATGTCAAATATTACTTCTCGCCGTAAATCCAATACTTTATATGTAATTCTAATTGCTGCTGCTGCTGCTCTTGGTGGTTTTTTGTTCGGTTTTGACACCGCAGTAATTAACGGTGCAGTTGCAGCTTTGACTACAAGTTTCAATGCTAACAGCGTATTGGTCGGTCTTGCCGTATCCCTAGCATTATTGGGGTCGGCACTAGGAGCTTTCTATGCAGGGAAAATTGCCGACCGTTATGGTCGCGTCAAGGCGATGATCGCTGCTTCGGTATTATTTACCATTAGTGCGATTGGTTCTGGACTGGCGATCGGCATCTGGGATTTTACCTTTTGGCGGCTATTAGGTGGAATTGCCGTTGGTACAGCTAGTGTAATTGCACCAGCCTACATCGCAGAATGTTCTCCAGCTCACTTACGAGGCAGACTAGGCTCGCTCCAACAGCTAGCGATTGTAATCGGTATTTTTATCGCTTTACTTTGCGACTATTTTATTGCCGTATCAGCAGGTTCGGCAGAGTCGCCATTTCTCTTTGGTATAGCCGCTTGGCGGTGGATGTTTTGGACGGAAATTCCGCCAGCCGTTCTCTATGGAATGTCTGCTCTAATGATTCCCGAATCACCACGATACTTAGTTGCTCAAGGGAAAGAATCAGAAGCAACAAAAGTTCTCACCAAAATTTTGGGGGGTAATGTTCGGCAAAAAATTGAGCAAATTCGGCAAACGGTTTTGCGAGAACGTCAACCTAAGTTTTCGGACCTCTTAAGCAGAAGTGGCGGACTCCTTCCCATCGTTTGGATCGGGATGGGCTTATCTTTACTCCAGCAATTTGTCGGTATTAACGTCATCTTTTACTACAGCAGTATTTTATGGCGAGCCGTCGGCTTTTCCGAGCAAGATTCTCTGACTATCACAGTAATTACAGCCGCAGTAAACATTATTACAACCTTAATTGCGATCGCCTTTGTTGATAAATTTGGTCGTAAACCCCTGCTCGTTCTAGGCTCGATTGGTATGACCGCTACTTTAGGAACGTTGGCATATATTTTCGGCAATGCTCCTTTAGATGCTGCGGGCAATCCTACTTTGAGTGGCACACCAGGTATTGTCGCCCTCATCGCTGCCAACCTTTACGTATTTTGTTTCGGATTTTCCTGGGGACCAGTGGTCTGGGTATTGTTAGGAGAGATGTTTAATAACAAAATTCGCGGTGCTGCCCTCTCAATTGCTGCTGCAATTCAATGGGTAGCAAACTTCGCCGTTTCTACTACTTTCCCTCCCATATTGCAATATTTTGGGCTAGGAGCTGCCTACGGTCTGTATACAATTGCTGCTGCCATCTCAATATTCTTCGTGTTCTTTTTTGTTAAAGAAACCAAGGGAATTGAGCTCGAAGATATATAA
- a CDS encoding sugar ABC transporter ATP-binding protein, with product MTAHIKTDSEASSVTPVLEMRGIAKRFHGVSALENVALTIYPGEVHALMGENGAGKSTLMKILAGAYIADEGEIRINGKPAKITDPASARKAGINLIYQELNVAPNLTVTENMYMGSELKKGQFLNRQAMQAEAQKVLDSLGATFGANTIVGSLAIAEQQQVEIARALKDNSRILVMDEPTAALSDRETERLFEVIRQLRHNGIAIIYISHRMEEIYALADRISVLRDGQYIGSLTRQEISPQRLVQMMVGRSMQDFYEHQRRTNPGPVVLEVRNISDGRKVQPASFQLHAGEILGLAGLVGAGRTEVSRLIFGADPKASGEVWLNGKKLKINSPGDAIAAGIGYVPEDRKDQGLFLEMSSRKNIGLNRLKQDAKAGLVNWGSVNNIAKQAVENFNIRLANLEIRAVDLSGGNQQKLLLARWLAIKPTVLMLDEPTRGVDIGAKSEIYRIISDLAAQGVAILMVSSELAEIIGMSDRVLVMREGQLVGELDDSAGQEITQENIMQYATGATEVVAS from the coding sequence ATGACAGCACATATTAAAACGGATTCCGAGGCATCAAGCGTTACTCCCGTATTAGAAATGCGGGGAATTGCAAAACGATTTCATGGTGTTTCAGCATTAGAAAATGTTGCTCTAACGATTTATCCAGGAGAAGTTCATGCTCTGATGGGTGAGAATGGAGCGGGTAAAAGCACTTTAATGAAGATCCTAGCTGGAGCTTACATTGCCGATGAAGGTGAGATTCGCATCAATGGCAAGCCTGCAAAAATTACCGATCCAGCTTCAGCACGTAAAGCGGGTATCAATCTAATCTATCAAGAACTTAATGTTGCGCCCAATTTAACCGTTACCGAAAATATGTATATGGGTAGCGAGTTGAAAAAGGGTCAATTTTTAAACCGCCAAGCCATGCAAGCAGAAGCCCAAAAAGTGTTAGATAGTTTGGGAGCTACTTTTGGCGCAAATACCATCGTTGGCAGTTTGGCGATCGCCGAACAGCAGCAGGTAGAAATTGCGCGGGCATTAAAAGATAATAGCCGTATTTTGGTGATGGATGAGCCGACAGCAGCCTTATCCGACCGAGAAACCGAGCGTTTGTTTGAAGTAATTCGCCAACTGCGCCATAACGGCATTGCAATTATCTATATCAGCCATCGGATGGAAGAAATCTATGCTCTGGCAGATCGAATTAGCGTATTGCGGGACGGTCAATATATTGGCAGTCTCACTAGGCAAGAAATTTCTCCCCAACGCTTGGTACAGATGATGGTCGGTCGTTCAATGCAGGACTTTTATGAACATCAACGGCGAACTAATCCTGGCCCCGTGGTGCTAGAAGTCAGAAATATTAGTGACGGGCGCAAGGTGCAGCCAGCTAGTTTTCAACTTCATGCAGGAGAGATCCTTGGCTTAGCAGGACTAGTCGGTGCAGGACGCACAGAAGTATCGCGATTGATCTTTGGTGCTGACCCCAAAGCGAGTGGTGAAGTTTGGCTTAATGGCAAAAAACTGAAGATTAATTCCCCTGGTGATGCTATTGCTGCTGGCATTGGCTACGTCCCAGAAGACCGCAAAGATCAAGGTTTGTTTCTGGAAATGAGTTCTCGCAAAAATATTGGTTTAAATCGATTAAAGCAGGATGCCAAGGCTGGTTTGGTTAATTGGGGTTCGGTAAATAATATTGCCAAGCAAGCGGTGGAAAACTTTAATATTCGACTCGCCAATTTAGAAATTAGAGCCGTAGATCTCTCTGGTGGCAATCAGCAAAAACTACTACTAGCAAGATGGCTAGCGATTAAACCCACGGTATTGATGTTGGATGAGCCGACACGAGGGGTAGATATCGGTGCTAAGAGCGAAATTTACCGCATTATCAGCGATTTAGCAGCTCAAGGCGTAGCGATTTTGATGGTTTCGAGTGAACTAGCAGAAATTATCGGCATGAGCGATCGCGTTTTAGTAATGCGAGAAGGTCAGCTAGTGGGTGAGCTTGACGACAGTGCGGGTCAAGAAATTACTCAAGAAAATATTATGCAATATGCAACTGGAGCAACGGAGGTAGTAGCATCATGA
- a CDS encoding alpha/beta hydrolase: MAVGHNNPQFLLFAQHGWADTGNCLGRFAKAAANPETMIIAPSLGLIKTFIRIEPLIKQLEQIATAAINNYPDIPIKIVGHSMGGLMWLEVLNRNPQWWQKIHSLILLGSPVGGSNIARIVDPLNIGIGTARDLGKNRRNIAEKIARQIPTLSVASEIGMGTDGLVTVENTKFDFSNWLLISGIPHNAMRYHPDMIAIVQNFWANPQLGLPPQEDLTNQFIRRLRSIPGMTDTSYHDFKRSQIIASFPDDNTLHTWKNPLGVNHVYLGKQQQCLYAGYVGLIHARGLRQVIKDIQKHTSQNI; this comes from the coding sequence ATGGCAGTAGGTCATAACAATCCTCAATTCTTATTGTTTGCGCAACATGGATGGGCTGATACAGGTAATTGCCTAGGCAGATTCGCCAAAGCAGCAGCCAATCCTGAGACGATGATTATTGCACCTAGCTTGGGATTAATTAAAACTTTTATTAGAATTGAACCCTTAATTAAACAATTAGAACAAATTGCCACCGCAGCAATCAACAACTATCCTGATATCCCAATCAAAATAGTGGGACATTCTATGGGTGGTTTAATGTGGTTAGAAGTATTAAATCGTAACCCTCAGTGGTGGCAAAAAATTCACTCCTTAATTTTACTTGGTTCTCCTGTGGGCGGTTCAAATATAGCTCGGATCGTCGATCCTTTGAACATTGGTATCGGTACAGCCAGAGATTTAGGTAAGAATCGCCGTAACATAGCCGAAAAAATTGCTCGACAAATTCCGACTCTTTCCGTCGCTAGCGAAATTGGTATGGGTACTGATGGTTTAGTAACTGTGGAAAATACCAAGTTTGACTTTAGTAACTGGCTGCTAATATCTGGTATTCCGCACAACGCGATGCGATATCATCCCGATATGATTGCGATCGTGCAAAACTTTTGGGCAAATCCCCAATTAGGTTTACCGCCGCAAGAAGATCTTACCAATCAGTTTATTCGACGCTTACGTTCTATACCAGGAATGACTGATACCAGCTATCATGATTTTAAGCGATCGCAAATTATTGCTAGTTTTCCTGATGACAATACTCTCCATACCTGGAAAAACCCTTTAGGAGTCAATCATGTGTATCTTGGCAAGCAACAGCAATGTCTTTACGCTGGCTATGTTGGTTTAATCCACGCCAGGGGTTTACGTCAAGTAATCAAAGACATTCAAAAACATACTTCTCAAAACATCTAA
- a CDS encoding ABC transporter substrate-binding protein has product MRRGKRIKTAISASILGLVSGTLFGCTNTSSNDNATNVSMQSQEDAKLDSVGVTVGDLSNPFFVVMAQGAEQAAKEIGGDDVRVTTVSSGYDLNQQFNQLENFVAADTDVIVLNAADSKGIRPAVDRARKAGSVVVAVDTGIEADVDATVTTNNLQAGEVSCQYIADRLNGQGNVVIVNGPPVTSVIERVDGCLSVLSKYPKIKILSKDQNAEGSRDAGLRVMSDLLTTFPDIDAVFAINDPSGVGADLAANQAKRDDFFIVGVDGAPEAIDAIASEDSIYAATATQDPRGMAQTAVRVGNKVLQGQKLETEDILIPVKLITKENVDTAQGW; this is encoded by the coding sequence ATGCGTAGGGGAAAGCGCATTAAGACAGCGATCTCTGCTAGCATCTTGGGGCTAGTAAGTGGTACTCTTTTCGGCTGTACGAATACCTCTTCTAATGACAATGCTACTAACGTAAGTATGCAAAGCCAGGAAGATGCAAAGTTAGACTCGGTAGGTGTCACCGTTGGCGATCTAAGCAACCCCTTCTTCGTCGTCATGGCGCAAGGAGCCGAACAAGCCGCAAAAGAGATTGGCGGTGATGATGTCAGAGTGACTACAGTTTCTAGTGGCTATGACTTAAATCAGCAGTTTAATCAACTCGAAAACTTTGTGGCTGCCGATACGGACGTAATTGTCCTCAATGCTGCTGATAGTAAAGGAATTAGACCAGCCGTCGATCGAGCGAGGAAAGCGGGTAGTGTCGTGGTTGCGGTAGATACAGGCATAGAAGCAGATGTAGATGCTACGGTAACGACAAATAATCTGCAAGCTGGAGAAGTAAGCTGTCAATACATCGCCGATCGCTTAAACGGTCAAGGCAATGTAGTAATTGTTAATGGACCTCCAGTAACTTCCGTAATTGAGCGAGTGGATGGCTGTTTAAGTGTGTTATCCAAATATCCGAAGATCAAAATTCTCTCTAAAGATCAGAACGCAGAAGGAAGCCGAGATGCAGGTTTGAGAGTAATGAGTGACTTGCTGACTACTTTCCCCGATATCGATGCGGTTTTCGCGATCAACGACCCCAGTGGTGTCGGAGCAGATTTGGCTGCTAATCAAGCAAAACGCGATGACTTTTTTATCGTTGGAGTTGATGGTGCGCCAGAAGCGATCGATGCGATCGCCTCTGAAGACAGTATCTATGCTGCCACAGCAACCCAAGATCCCAGAGGAATGGCCCAAACCGCAGTCAGGGTAGGAAATAAGGTCTTGCAGGGTCAAAAACTTGAAACTGAAGATATTTTGATTCCAGTCAAGCTAATTACTAAAGAAAATGTTGACACAGCACAAGGTTGGTAA